From Acinetobacter suaedae, one genomic window encodes:
- the ggt gene encoding gamma-glutamyltransferase produces MNPRYLVFFSSLFAVGLLPGCGNNSTSDQSNNGSNTGNPTKPNLMIDQDPTSCSKLIQDGSSVVVGSDQNGDPAAPEGASGYRLNNTVKYADKYMVVANTPLAVKAGCEILKAGGTAVDAAVAVQAVLGLVEPQSSTIAGSGFMMYYDANTKRVTAYDGRETAPAAANEYYLIRQNLDDPNSPAPVPSARRSGRSIGVPGVMRLLEQAQKEHGKLKWNQLFDEAIHLADNGFRIPGRLADAIVSNANNLSLDANAMATYFYPDGTPRKVGETMTNKAYAKTLEALASQGAKAMYSGPIAQNIVAKAGQTIGDDIARTPITPSLMTLQDLSNYQVKKRTPICTTYRDRYYVCTMPPPSSGGIAVAQTLGILENFDMAKYLPQNPENEGGIPDVMGVHFISEAERLAYADRDKYVADTDYVPLPAKGIVSLLDKNYLKQRAGLIDPNQSMGIAQAGNFDSNSGIDTTVEHGTTQFTIVDTYGNVVSMTSTVESSMGSFHMVDGFLLSNQLTDFSAYPYDNTGALVANRVEGGKRPRSTMAPTLVFKGTTPDEFYMATGSPGGGTIIQYVVKTLIGVLDWDLNAQQATSLVNFGATNSPNTNIDSSNDQLSLLELIEGLKAKGHGVSNTAQTSGIATIMKVNIDNQSKYAGGVDPRREGIILGNGAL; encoded by the coding sequence GTGAATCCTAGATATTTAGTTTTTTTCAGCAGTTTATTCGCTGTTGGTTTATTACCAGGATGTGGGAATAACTCCACATCAGATCAATCAAATAATGGTTCAAATACTGGCAATCCTACAAAACCAAACCTAATGATTGATCAAGACCCAACCAGTTGTAGCAAACTGATACAGGATGGCTCGAGTGTTGTTGTGGGATCAGATCAGAATGGCGATCCAGCGGCACCGGAAGGGGCTTCAGGTTATCGTTTAAACAATACAGTGAAATATGCAGATAAATATATGGTGGTTGCAAATACACCACTCGCAGTAAAAGCAGGATGTGAGATTTTAAAAGCAGGAGGAACTGCTGTTGATGCAGCTGTTGCTGTACAAGCTGTCTTGGGGTTAGTTGAACCACAATCGAGTACCATTGCAGGTAGTGGTTTTATGATGTACTACGATGCAAACACTAAACGTGTAACTGCTTATGATGGTCGAGAAACCGCACCAGCTGCAGCGAATGAGTATTATTTAATTCGCCAAAATCTGGATGATCCAAATTCGCCAGCGCCTGTACCCAGTGCCCGTCGTAGTGGTCGATCGATTGGTGTACCAGGTGTAATGCGTTTACTAGAACAAGCTCAGAAAGAACACGGTAAACTTAAGTGGAACCAGCTTTTTGATGAAGCAATTCACTTGGCCGACAATGGTTTTCGTATTCCGGGACGTTTGGCGGATGCGATCGTAAGTAATGCAAATAATTTGTCGCTCGATGCCAATGCGATGGCAACTTATTTTTATCCAGATGGTACACCTAGAAAGGTAGGTGAAACCATGACGAATAAAGCCTATGCAAAAACACTTGAAGCATTGGCCTCACAAGGTGCAAAAGCCATGTACAGTGGACCCATTGCCCAGAATATTGTTGCTAAAGCAGGACAGACAATAGGAGATGATATCGCTCGTACACCGATCACTCCGAGTTTGATGACTTTACAGGATTTGTCGAATTATCAAGTTAAAAAGCGGACACCAATTTGTACAACTTACCGTGACCGTTATTATGTTTGTACCATGCCTCCTCCATCATCAGGCGGGATAGCTGTAGCGCAAACGCTCGGTATTTTAGAAAACTTTGATATGGCTAAGTATTTACCCCAAAATCCAGAAAATGAGGGGGGAATACCTGATGTAATGGGAGTTCATTTTATTTCTGAGGCTGAGCGCTTGGCATATGCTGATCGAGATAAGTATGTGGCAGATACCGATTATGTTCCTCTGCCAGCAAAGGGTATTGTGAGTTTGCTTGATAAAAATTATTTAAAACAACGCGCCGGGCTGATTGATCCGAATCAAAGTATGGGGATAGCACAAGCAGGCAACTTCGATTCAAATTCGGGGATTGATACCACAGTTGAACATGGTACTACTCAGTTCACTATTGTAGATACCTATGGCAATGTGGTTTCAATGACATCAACAGTCGAATCGAGTATGGGTTCATTCCATATGGTCGATGGTTTCTTATTATCAAATCAATTAACTGATTTTAGTGCTTATCCTTATGACAATACAGGCGCACTGGTTGCTAACCGTGTAGAAGGTGGTAAACGTCCACGAAGTACAATGGCGCCAACATTGGTATTTAAAGGAACGACACCTGATGAGTTTTATATGGCAACTGGTTCACCAGGTGGAGGTACAATTATTCAATATGTCGTGAAAACGTTGATTGGTGTATTAGACTGGGACTTAAATGCACAACAGGCTACATCTTTGGTTAACTTCGGTGCAACCAATAGTCCAAATACTAATATTGATAGCTCTAATGATCAATTGTCTTTGCTTGAGCTGATTGAAGGTTTGAAGGCAAAGGGACATGGAGTCTCTAATACAGCACAAACGAGTGGGATTGCTACGATTATGAAAGTGAATATTGATAATCAAAGCAAATATGCAGGTGGGGTAGACCCTCGCCGTGAAGGAATTATTTTAGGAAATGGGGCGTTATAG
- a CDS encoding DHA2 family efflux MFS transporter permease subunit: MKTQNPFAELSGGRLLLAAFVIALSNFMVVLDTTIANVSVPHITGNLAVSSSQGTWVITSYAVAEAICVPLTGWLAGRFGTVRVFIFGLIGFTIFSFLCGLATSLEMLVFFRIGQGVCGGPLMPLSQTLLMRIFPPEKHSQAMGLWAMTTVVGPILGPILGGLISDNLSWHWIFFINIPVGIFCVFAASRLLKVAETKTEKLRIDAIGLGLLVLWIGALQLMLDLGHERDWFNSSSIIMLALVAVIGFIVFMIWELTEKHPVVNLYVFRHRGFSISVLALAFGFGSFFGSIVLIPQWLQINLGYTATWAGYLTATMGFGSLTMSPIVAKLATKYDPRALASFGLALLGVVTLMRAFWVTDADFMALAWPQILQGFAVPFFFIPLSNIAMGSVLPQEMASAAGLMNFLRTMAGAIGASIAVTIWDDHAKVTRSEMVNSLHPQDVQNTLMQNGFSSDATLGMIANLVDKEAITISANHVFMILAIVFAFASILIWLNPKPKRITENLPTH; the protein is encoded by the coding sequence ATGAAAACTCAAAATCCTTTTGCTGAACTGAGTGGTGGGCGCTTACTGCTTGCTGCTTTTGTCATTGCACTTTCAAATTTTATGGTGGTCTTAGATACCACAATTGCCAATGTTTCAGTTCCACATATTACAGGGAATTTGGCTGTTTCCAGCTCACAAGGCACATGGGTGATTACCTCTTATGCTGTTGCGGAAGCGATCTGTGTGCCCTTAACGGGATGGTTAGCAGGACGCTTTGGTACCGTTCGTGTTTTCATCTTTGGATTAATTGGTTTTACTATTTTTTCATTCCTTTGTGGCTTGGCGACTTCACTGGAAATGTTGGTGTTTTTCCGCATCGGACAGGGGGTATGTGGTGGTCCACTCATGCCTTTGAGCCAAACTTTGTTGATGCGGATATTCCCACCAGAAAAGCACTCACAAGCCATGGGTCTTTGGGCGATGACGACCGTGGTTGGGCCGATTTTAGGGCCTATTCTTGGTGGTTTAATTAGTGATAATTTGTCTTGGCATTGGATATTCTTTATTAATATTCCTGTCGGTATTTTCTGTGTATTCGCTGCAAGTCGTTTATTAAAAGTGGCTGAAACCAAAACTGAAAAACTACGGATTGATGCGATAGGTTTAGGTTTGTTGGTGCTGTGGATCGGAGCATTGCAGTTGATGCTTGATCTTGGACATGAGCGAGATTGGTTTAACAGTAGCAGTATTATTATGCTCGCTCTAGTCGCCGTAATCGGTTTCATCGTGTTCATGATTTGGGAGTTGACCGAAAAGCATCCTGTTGTAAATTTATATGTGTTCCGGCATCGTGGTTTTAGCATTTCTGTACTTGCTTTAGCCTTTGGCTTTGGCTCATTCTTTGGCAGTATTGTTTTGATTCCCCAATGGTTACAAATCAACTTGGGCTATACCGCTACATGGGCAGGTTATCTGACTGCAACTATGGGGTTTGGTAGTTTAACCATGTCGCCGATTGTGGCAAAACTGGCAACGAAATACGATCCACGTGCATTAGCCAGTTTTGGTTTAGCCTTGCTGGGTGTCGTGACTTTGATGCGCGCATTTTGGGTCACAGATGCCGATTTTATGGCGTTGGCATGGCCACAGATTTTGCAGGGTTTTGCTGTACCATTCTTCTTTATTCCTCTGTCCAATATTGCGATGGGTTCAGTCTTGCCTCAAGAAATGGCATCTGCAGCAGGTTTAATGAATTTTTTAAGAACGATGGCAGGAGCAATCGGCGCATCTATTGCTGTCACGATTTGGGATGATCATGCCAAAGTCACGCGTAGTGAAATGGTCAATAGCTTACATCCGCAGGACGTACAGAATACTTTGATGCAAAATGGGTTTTCCTCTGATGCAACTCTAGGCATGATTGCAAATTTGGTAGATAAAGAGGCCATTACTATCTCAGCCAATCATGTATTTATGATTCTGGCTATTGTGTTTGCATTTGCCAGTATTTTGATTTGGTTAAATCCTAAACCGAAGCGGATAACAGAGAATTTACCCACACACTAA
- a CDS encoding HlyD family efflux transporter periplasmic adaptor subunit, with translation MNDAQANQQNISSDVATDNAMKVKRKKFLGFFMLILILAAILYAIWALFFNHSVSTDNAYVGAETAQVTSMVNGQVAEVLVKDTQQVKRGDVLVRIDERDAKIQLAQAQAELAKAQRQYKQSQANSRSLNSQVVVRNDEISSAQAQVTKAQADYDRASLELKRRNELAATGAISKEELSKAQSAVSTAKASLELAEAGLAQATSSRKAAESTLAANEALIQGVNEASTPDVLVAKAHVDQAQLDLERTLIRAPVDGVIARRNIQIGQRVAPGTVMMSVVPVSDLYVDANFKESQLAKVKAGQKVSLTSDLYGGDVIYHGTVQGFSGGTGAAFALIPAQNATGNWIKVVQRLPVRISLDPKELAEHPLRVGLSMQADIDLASK, from the coding sequence ATGAATGATGCTCAAGCAAATCAGCAGAATATAAGTTCAGATGTTGCAACAGACAATGCAATGAAAGTAAAGCGTAAAAAATTTCTTGGGTTCTTTATGCTTATTCTGATTCTCGCTGCTATTTTGTATGCAATTTGGGCATTGTTTTTCAATCATTCGGTAAGTACAGATAATGCATATGTTGGTGCAGAAACCGCACAAGTGACCTCAATGGTTAACGGGCAAGTGGCTGAAGTGCTGGTTAAAGATACGCAACAGGTCAAACGGGGTGATGTATTGGTCCGAATTGATGAGCGTGATGCCAAAATTCAGTTAGCGCAAGCACAAGCTGAACTAGCCAAAGCACAGCGTCAATACAAACAAAGCCAAGCCAATAGTCGTTCTTTAAATTCGCAAGTGGTGGTGCGTAATGACGAAATTAGTAGTGCACAAGCACAAGTCACTAAAGCTCAAGCAGATTATGACCGTGCTTCATTAGAACTCAAACGTCGTAATGAGTTGGCTGCTACGGGAGCAATTTCAAAGGAAGAATTGAGCAAGGCACAAAGTGCGGTATCAACCGCGAAGGCGAGCCTTGAGTTGGCAGAAGCAGGTTTGGCTCAGGCAACTTCAAGTCGTAAAGCTGCCGAAAGTACCTTGGCGGCAAATGAAGCGTTGATTCAGGGTGTAAATGAGGCTTCAACACCTGACGTTCTTGTGGCAAAAGCACATGTCGATCAAGCACAACTTGATTTAGAACGGACGCTTATCCGCGCGCCTGTTGATGGTGTGATTGCACGCCGTAATATCCAGATTGGACAACGTGTTGCACCAGGTACCGTGATGATGTCTGTTGTCCCAGTTTCTGATTTATATGTAGATGCCAATTTTAAAGAAAGCCAACTTGCCAAAGTAAAAGCTGGGCAAAAGGTTTCTTTAACCTCAGATCTGTATGGTGGTGATGTGATTTATCACGGGACAGTGCAAGGTTTTTCTGGGGGTACTGGTGCAGCTTTTGCATTGATTCCAGCTCAAAATGCAACAGGTAATTGGATTAAGGTGGTACAGCGTTTGCCTGTGCGAATTTCGCTTGATCCTAAAGAACTGGCTGAACATCCATTGAGGGTGGGGTTGTCGATGCAAGCGGATATTGATCTCGCATCGAAGTAA
- a CDS encoding thioesterase family protein produces the protein MNDVKRNWTGNIQLGVKADHDVVLKQLCKAFNACPFFRYSGMVMRVVDDQIEGYFEMQPELIGNVAFQILHGGVAATMLDSIGGVVAMEQLYRRSSPEDLPDTIKKVSRLATVDMRVDYLSPGRGKYFIARAETLRLGRKGCTMRMTMVNDEEKPIATAIASYAF, from the coding sequence ATGAATGATGTAAAGAGAAACTGGACTGGAAATATTCAATTAGGCGTAAAAGCTGATCATGATGTAGTCTTGAAACAGCTCTGCAAAGCATTTAATGCCTGTCCTTTTTTTAGGTACAGTGGCATGGTCATGCGTGTGGTAGATGATCAGATCGAAGGGTATTTTGAAATGCAGCCTGAATTGATCGGCAATGTGGCATTCCAAATTTTGCATGGTGGTGTGGCTGCAACGATGTTAGACAGTATCGGTGGGGTCGTTGCGATGGAGCAACTTTACCGTCGTTCATCACCTGAAGATTTACCAGATACGATTAAAAAAGTCTCACGCTTGGCGACAGTGGATATGCGAGTGGATTACCTATCGCCTGGTCGAGGTAAATATTTTATTGCTCGTGCAGAAACCTTACGTCTAGGGCGTAAGGGATGCACGATGCGTATGACCATGGTCAATGATGAAGAGAAACCGATTGCAACGGCTATTGCTTCTTATGCATTCTAA
- the hemB gene encoding porphobilinogen synthase, giving the protein MTYTFNRPAFPATRMRRIRKNDQLRAMVSETQLTTDHLIYPVFVLPGQQQTQDIPSMPNVQRLSADLLLKKAESLLELGVSKLALFPVTPQEDKSLTAEAAWHENGLVQTTCRLLKKELPEMVLITDGALDPYTTHGQDGIIDETGYVLNDETVECLVKQALSHAEAGADVVAPSDMMDGRIAAIRQALEQNGFIYTNIMAYSAKYASSFYGPFRDAVGSASNLKGGNKYNYQMDIGNRAEALHEIALDIQEGADMVIVKPGMPYLDIVREVKDTFGVPTFIYQVSGEYAMLAGAIQNGWLSDSVILESLMCCRRAGADGIWTYFAEEAARKLKEMK; this is encoded by the coding sequence ATGACTTATACGTTCAATCGTCCCGCGTTCCCTGCGACTCGCATGCGCCGTATCCGTAAAAACGACCAACTCCGAGCAATGGTCAGTGAAACACAACTCACGACCGATCACTTGATTTATCCAGTATTTGTATTGCCAGGACAACAACAAACACAAGACATTCCGAGCATGCCAAATGTGCAACGTCTATCAGCTGATTTACTGCTCAAGAAAGCCGAAAGCTTATTAGAACTGGGTGTTTCAAAACTGGCACTCTTCCCTGTTACCCCCCAAGAAGACAAAAGCTTAACCGCAGAAGCGGCATGGCATGAAAATGGTCTAGTGCAAACCACTTGCCGTTTATTAAAAAAAGAACTACCAGAAATGGTACTCATCACAGATGGCGCACTTGATCCTTATACAACACATGGTCAAGACGGTATTATTGACGAGACAGGTTATGTCTTAAATGATGAAACAGTTGAATGCTTAGTCAAACAAGCACTAAGTCATGCGGAAGCGGGTGCAGATGTAGTTGCCCCAAGTGACATGATGGATGGACGAATTGCTGCCATTCGCCAAGCGTTGGAACAAAATGGTTTTATTTATACCAACATCATGGCGTATTCAGCAAAATACGCATCAAGCTTTTATGGTCCTTTCCGCGATGCAGTCGGTTCAGCAAGCAACTTAAAAGGCGGCAATAAATATAATTACCAAATGGACATCGGCAACCGTGCCGAAGCATTGCATGAAATCGCCCTTGATATTCAAGAAGGCGCAGACATGGTGATTGTCAAACCGGGTATGCCTTATCTTGATATCGTTCGTGAGGTGAAAGACACTTTTGGCGTGCCGACATTCATCTATCAGGTGAGTGGCGAATATGCCATGCTTGCGGGCGCGATTCAAAATGGTTGGTTATCTGACAGTGTGATTTTAGAATCATTGATGTGCTGCCGTCGTGCAGGTGCAGATGGTATCTGGACCTATTTTGCTGAAGAAGCAGCTCGTAAACTGAAAGAGATGAAATGA
- the thiO gene encoding glycine oxidase ThiO, whose translation MHIAIIGAGISGLMTALELAEHGCSVDIFDQQQAGQAASWAGGGILSPMYPWRYAPEVNQLAQYGKSLYQSWNEKLYPITGIDFQIHNTGMLIFDQEDFQTGLNYATQHNEPMQQCDLLNRIQLETVNPHISKQFDQAIYFPQLANVRNPRLLQSLIHYLKQHPCVRFFEHCIVEKLIIKNKTVHGIETEDHQQYFADQVVLTSGAWSNYWQQQVQRKIPVHPVQGQMLLFKSPENWLPTMCMNRVMYLIPRQDGHIVCGSSMSECGFSTAVDAQTQQDILSACLEMVPELAQFPIVKRWAGLRPSSPHGIPYIGAMPELNRLWANFGHFRNGLCMGAGSAKLLAQLMLDQKTFVDPHAYSPDRLACAQLAIRENLS comes from the coding sequence ATGCATATTGCCATCATTGGTGCAGGAATTAGCGGCTTAATGACTGCACTTGAGCTTGCTGAACACGGCTGTTCCGTCGATATTTTTGATCAACAACAAGCTGGTCAGGCCGCATCATGGGCAGGTGGTGGCATCCTCTCTCCAATGTATCCTTGGCGATATGCACCAGAGGTCAATCAACTTGCCCAATACGGCAAATCACTCTATCAATCATGGAATGAAAAACTCTACCCAATTACAGGTATAGATTTTCAAATCCACAACACAGGTATGTTGATCTTCGATCAAGAAGATTTTCAAACTGGATTAAATTACGCGACACAACACAATGAACCGATGCAGCAATGTGATCTGCTCAATCGCATACAGCTCGAAACCGTAAATCCACATATTTCAAAACAGTTTGATCAAGCAATTTACTTTCCTCAACTTGCCAATGTTCGCAATCCTCGCTTATTACAATCTTTGATTCATTATTTAAAGCAACATCCTTGCGTTCGCTTTTTTGAACATTGTATCGTTGAGAAACTGATCATTAAAAATAAAACCGTTCACGGTATAGAAACTGAAGATCATCAACAATATTTTGCTGATCAGGTGGTACTCACTTCAGGTGCATGGAGCAATTATTGGCAACAACAAGTTCAGCGAAAGATTCCTGTACATCCTGTACAAGGTCAAATGTTGTTATTTAAAAGCCCTGAGAATTGGTTACCGACGATGTGTATGAATCGCGTCATGTATTTAATCCCACGTCAGGACGGACATATTGTTTGTGGATCAAGTATGTCTGAATGCGGATTTAGTACAGCCGTCGATGCACAAACCCAACAAGATATTTTATCTGCTTGTTTGGAAATGGTCCCTGAGTTAGCACAATTCCCGATTGTAAAACGCTGGGCCGGTTTACGTCCAAGTTCGCCACATGGCATCCCCTACATCGGTGCGATGCCTGAGCTGAATCGTCTTTGGGCAAATTTCGGGCATTTCCGCAATGGGCTATGTATGGGTGCAGGATCAGCAAAACTCTTGGCGCAGCTCATGTTAGACCAAAAAACTTTTGTTGACCCACACGCCTACTCACCTGACCGATTGGCATGTGCTCAATTAGCAATCCGTGAGAATCTGAGTTAA
- a CDS encoding TIGR01777 family oxidoreductase encodes MQKMTVLVTGGSGFIGSHLLPFLLEQQYHVIALTRQKQKVSQHPQLRWVNDLEQITTSKIDFVINLAGENIGEKRWTEKRKQQLIESRVNMTQRLYDWLERQNIYPKCIISGSAIGYYGIDPQEQWTAICDENTPAQAIFMSELCQAWEQTALKFRQQNTKIIRLGVVFGRGGGILPQMLLPIKLNMVGKIGTGQQPVVWVHIQDVLDAILFLMHLDSAQKIYNVVAPELTNQQHFMQTASRLLKRKPFIPMPKCVFEIILGEQSQLILNGQYVQPQALLTHGFRFNYPSLQDALTQILTDC; translated from the coding sequence CTCTCATCTTTTACCTTTTTTATTAGAACAGCAATATCATGTGATCGCACTGACACGACAAAAGCAAAAAGTATCTCAACACCCCCAGCTTAGATGGGTCAATGATTTAGAACAAATAACCACCTCAAAAATAGATTTTGTAATTAATCTTGCGGGTGAAAATATCGGTGAAAAGCGTTGGACTGAAAAACGTAAACAGCAATTGATTGAAAGTCGAGTCAACATGACGCAGCGGCTGTATGACTGGTTAGAGCGTCAAAATATTTATCCAAAGTGCATTATTTCAGGTTCAGCGATCGGTTATTACGGGATTGATCCACAAGAACAATGGACTGCAATCTGTGATGAAAATACCCCCGCACAAGCGATTTTTATGTCTGAATTGTGTCAGGCATGGGAGCAAACAGCACTTAAATTTAGACAGCAAAATACTAAAATTATCCGTTTAGGTGTTGTTTTTGGTCGTGGTGGAGGCATTCTGCCGCAAATGCTTTTACCAATTAAACTGAATATGGTTGGAAAAATTGGTACAGGGCAACAACCTGTTGTCTGGGTGCATATTCAAGATGTATTAGATGCAATTTTATTCTTGATGCATTTAGACAGCGCTCAAAAAATTTATAATGTGGTCGCACCAGAGTTGACAAATCAGCAGCATTTTATGCAAACAGCATCTAGGCTATTAAAACGTAAGCCATTTATTCCTATGCCAAAATGTGTTTTTGAAATCATTTTGGGTGAACAGTCTCAGTTGATCTTGAACGGGCAATATGTCCAGCCTCAAGCCTTATTGACACATGGTTTTAGATTTAACTATCCAAGTTTACAAGATGCCTTAACTCAGATTCTCACGGATTGCTAA